One Melitaea cinxia chromosome 20, ilMelCinx1.1, whole genome shotgun sequence DNA segment encodes these proteins:
- the LOC123663490 gene encoding N-acetylglucosaminyl-phosphatidylinositol de-N-acetylase produces the protein MLFTETPYKLDYVYNFYLKFVAETLIYIRNFILYISVWLVGYLLVCCVVYRRYARKLPTRTRGSLGAKRVLIVTAHPDDECMFFGPTIFRLCEQGAEVYLLCLSNGNYEGKGNERKKELWDACLVLGVPDSNICLISDTRLQDNPKAQWAVPVIAKLIQHQVAAMDIDTLVTFDRGGVSSHPNHSAVFYAVAYMFVEKNMPQKCTVYTLDSVNILRKYLGFLDLPLSFLLSSKRYFLRWTESRRVTRAMKQHKSQMVWFRYLYIMFSRYMVINTLRKINLADIELELEVDD, from the exons ATGTTATTTACTGAGACACCATACAAATTggattatgtttataatttttatttaaaatttgttgctgaaacattaatttatataagaaattttatattgtatattagtGTTTGGTTGGTGGGTTACTTGTTGGTGTGCTGTGTAGTTTACCGTCGGTATGCAAGAAAGTTACCTACTCGGACTCGTGGCTCTCTCGGCGCCAAGAGAGTGTTGATAGTGACTGCTCATCCTGACGATGAGTGTATGTTCTTTGGTCCTACAATTTTCAGATTGTGCGAACAAGGCGCTGAggtttatttactttgtttatccaatg GTAATTATGAAGGGAAGGgcaatgaaagaaagaaagagttATGGGATGCCTGTCTCGTTCTTGGTGTACCAGACAGCAACATCTGCCTTATCTCAGACACAAGATTGCAAGACAATCCAAAGGCTCAGTGGGCTGTCCCAGTTATAGCAAAACTAATACAACATCAGGTTGCAGCAATGGATATTGATACTCTAGTCACATTTGATAGAGGAGGTGTATCCTCACATCCAAACCACTCTGCAGTTTTTTACGCAGTTGCTTATATGTTTGTTGAGAAGAATATGCCACAAA agtGCACGGTATACACATTAGattctgtaaatatattaaggAAATATTTGGGTTTTTTGGACTTGCCCTTAAGTTTTTTACTGTCTTCCAAaag GTACTTCCTTCGTTGGACTGAAAGTCGTCGCGTGACGCGAGCTATGAAGCAACATAAAAGTCAAATGGTGTGGTTTAGATATTTATACATCATGTTCTCTAGGTACATGGTCATAAATACGCTCAGGAAAATAAACCTTGCTGACATTGAACTTGAGTTAGAAGTtgatgattaa